The following are from one region of the Candidatus Kapaibacterium thiocyanatum genome:
- a CDS encoding 16S rRNA (cytosine(967)-C(5))-methyltransferase, translated as MFESARGTAVKLLSRYESSDSYIDKLLEAELRRTELSPADRALVTELVNGCVRWQTRLDWVLTGFYHGEFTKCLPFVKNSMRIALYQMLFLSKIPPPAAINESVEIVKRLKGDKHAGIVNGVLRNILRNIQNIRYPVREENPVLYHSVVYSHPQWMVRRYHERFGEHDAELLLNANNQRPMLTLRVNTLKTTVEEVVRQLEEAGITHQVGRMHSSSILINSLRDVKHLPLFEEGLIAIQDASASLAVHLAAPKPGMVVFDLCAAPGGKAVYAAELMKNQGTVIALEKYESKLRLISDNAQRAGVTIITPQQGDARDFTSDVLADLVLVDAPCSGLGTLAKKPDIKWRRDLDDIRQMSTMQRRILDHAATLVKPGGVLVYSTCTIEPEENEDVIHSFLETHPDFTLDPAERTLQPEVCKNGMLQTFPHIHKMDGAFGARLIKKQ; from the coding sequence ATTTTCGAATCAGCTCGCGGTACCGCCGTCAAACTGCTGAGCCGCTACGAAAGCAGCGACAGCTACATTGACAAGTTGCTCGAAGCGGAGTTACGCCGCACCGAGCTCTCCCCCGCGGACCGCGCGCTCGTGACGGAACTGGTGAATGGCTGCGTACGCTGGCAGACACGGCTGGACTGGGTTCTGACAGGCTTCTATCATGGTGAATTCACGAAGTGCCTTCCCTTCGTGAAGAACTCGATGCGCATCGCCCTGTATCAGATGCTGTTCCTGTCCAAGATCCCGCCCCCCGCAGCCATCAACGAGTCCGTCGAGATCGTCAAGCGCCTGAAAGGCGACAAGCATGCGGGCATCGTCAACGGCGTACTCCGCAACATCCTCCGCAACATCCAGAACATCCGCTACCCCGTCCGCGAAGAGAACCCCGTCCTCTACCATTCCGTGGTCTACTCCCATCCCCAGTGGATGGTGCGCCGTTATCACGAGCGCTTCGGCGAACACGATGCGGAGCTGCTGCTCAACGCCAACAATCAGCGCCCGATGCTCACGCTGCGCGTGAATACACTGAAGACGACGGTCGAGGAAGTGGTACGCCAACTGGAAGAAGCCGGCATCACCCACCAGGTGGGAAGGATGCACTCCTCCAGTATCCTGATCAACTCCCTGCGCGACGTCAAGCACCTGCCCCTCTTCGAGGAAGGCCTGATCGCGATCCAGGACGCCAGTGCGAGTCTGGCCGTACACCTCGCGGCACCCAAACCTGGCATGGTGGTCTTCGATCTCTGCGCCGCCCCCGGCGGCAAGGCCGTCTACGCAGCCGAACTCATGAAGAATCAGGGAACGGTCATCGCACTCGAGAAGTATGAGTCGAAACTTCGACTGATTTCCGACAACGCCCAGCGTGCGGGCGTGACCATCATCACACCGCAACAGGGCGATGCCCGGGACTTCACGTCGGACGTCCTGGCCGATCTCGTTCTGGTCGACGCTCCATGTTCCGGCCTCGGCACCCTCGCCAAGAAGCCCGATATCAAATGGAGACGCGACCTCGACGACATCCGCCAGATGTCCACGATGCAACGCCGCATTCTCGACCATGCCGCCACGCTGGTCAAACCTGGCGGCGTCCTGGTCTACAGTACCTGTACCATCGAGCCCGAAGAGAACGAAGACGTGATCCACAGCTTCCTCGAGACCCATCCCGACTTCACGCTCGACCCGGCGGAACGCACCCTGCAGCCGGAAGTATGCAAGAATGGTATGTTGCAGACGTTCCCGCACATCCACAAGATGGACGGGGCCTTCGGAGCGCGTCTGATCAAGAAACAGTGA